Within Cydia fagiglandana chromosome 25, ilCydFagi1.1, whole genome shotgun sequence, the genomic segment aaagccaaaaaaaattccccgatttttagggttggtcccatagaaaaagtagctcagtttaacgagtaaaatcaagccctggaagtAAAGCCCCAGGCTCAGACACATAATACTGTATAAGTACGGTTATtatagggcccccccacatctggcgtctttcgagcgtcggcgtctacaattctatggccgacgtcgacgcaacgtcgacgcggcGTCGACGCATCTGCGCAGCGCGACGTCATTTTCcttagcgctggaccgacgccgacagacgccgacgctcgaaagacgccagatgtgggggggcccttagatgGCAGGAATTTTTGCCGATCTCAGAAATGCGGCCGGAATACAAAAATGTCAGTAATTTTAGtgaattaacttttttattatgttacctATTGGTACATTATTCAAATTTACTTACATACGAGGGGTGATTGGAAAGTTCACGGCCTAAGTATGAAATCAAATccaaagattttatttaatatttttatttctctaCGTAGTCCCCGTCGAGCTCTTTGCACTTGTTCTATCTGGATTCCAAAGCCATTATACCACTTTTGAAGAAACTTTCCTCCAGGCCTTCAAAATAGGTGTCCACTTCTACTTGGACCTCGTCGTTGGTAAAAAATTTCTTACCGaccatgtgtttttttaaatttggaaataGATGGAAGTCCGATGGTGCCAAATCAGGCGAATAGGGCGGGTGGGGCAATAATTTAAACCCACAGTTGTGAATTTCTGCTATCGATTTTATTGACGTGTGCACACGTGCATTGTCCTGGTGAAAGAGAACTTTTTTTGTCAACAATCCAGGTCTTTTTACTTTTAGATCTTCTCGTAATCGGCGTAAAAGGTCGCAATAGTAGTTCGAGTTTATAGTGGTACCTTTCTGGAGATAGTCAACCATTATTACTCCCTTTGAGTCCCAGAAGACTGATGCCATGACTTTATTCGCCGACAAAATGGCCTTTGCCTTTTTGGATGGCGGAGATCCAGCACGAACCCACTGCTTTGATTGCTGTTTAGTCTCGGGCGTGTAGTGATGGACCCATGTCTCATCCATAGTAGGTAACATATCTGTCCAAAAAGTCTTGAGGGTCAGCTTCGAACAAGTCGAGACAGTCGCGTGAAATTGTTAGACGAGTGATTTTTTATTCCACTGAAAGGAGCTTCGGAACCCATCTCGCCGACACCTTTGAAAAACCTAATTCGTTGACTATAATGTTTTGGGTTCTTTCATAGGAGATGCCTACGATGTCAGCTATTTCCCTTACTTTTAATCGTCGGTCTTGCATTATCATCTCGCATATAATTGCCACATTATGTGGATTGGTCGCAGTGGTTGGTCTCCCGGGGCGAGGGTCATCTGCGATATTGACTCGTCCCCGCTTGAATTCACCTGCCCACTTTTTTACTGTCGTATATGATGGACAGGATTGCCCCAATGTACACtgcatatcttcaaaaatttgTTTTGGAGTCAATCCTTTTTTATGAAGATATTTAATTACAGCACGTTGCTCCAAATTGTCCATTATGAAAAATCTGTTGACTCTTATTTTTAAATCAGacgtataatttatttttacaatgtCTTACAATTGAAATTTCGCGGGATGACAACTGAATAATGACAGTTCAAAATGGCggcagaaaaaaattaaaacgtttttttttaatggtcaGGCCGCGAACTTTTCAATCAGCCCTCGTAAATCttcattttcataaaaaaataacattttcatttcataaatCTAAAACAAATCAAGTTTTAAACAATGTATCAAGCATACAAGATATCGCTTACGGTTAGAAccatttcatcccttggttaacaatctaggCACTACAGGGGTCACCAATTCGTTTCCTCAGGGGTCCggttcttaaaataaaatgaccatAGCGGTCCGTTTCTCATTGGTTTATTAAATAAGCAAAGAAATAAAATAGATCGGCGGTCCGGATGCGGACCGCGGTCCGCCATTTTGGTGATCCTGgggcaaagaatataatactcactaggagaagaacggtaactccatacaaaaaaatgtccccaaccgtttatacgtttatactactgacgccctcgatgtgtaccaatggaactaaagttgacaaccggtttagcctggcgggtattggtattatagggatatagtaattatgttgataaacatatttgttatcttcatatcacgaaatatatgaaagatgcaaatattaccccttgtttgtggtatggtattatctattgatttaaataaaaggcatatttatgtttataacattgtattatgttttacatatagaaatatacactgaaaattaaacccttacaacttaataaaaatagacattaataaagcgcattcacaaagttttcagtattacacaaataacattaggcatgcctacctattacactttacacacagatacactacactttacacacggcattttacacagatttctaacttgtattcattcatacatttcttcacggttaattaatacgctttccagatgcgttatgactcggttccttctgaacccactaaagctgtataaatttcactctggctgcttcaacagccgttgctccgcatttagcacattttctatgtgcattgctgtaatctatgtaggtacagacttacagtcccaagtggttgtaccgctacgttgtatttattatttaaagatttaataaataaaattttcgttatgaactttaaccacagcagttggacagagtcattgacaaatatatttttttattatggtgggtagacgtatctaccctccatatattttatgaatattgataaagacagttggaagcaaatattcattataaaacttaatcgcgtgtaattaagttttaagcgttttaagtcccgttttatgattaattatgtataaaattcgtgataatttaaatcagagttgggagcaatgttgctgtagaaaaatgtttttatttttattactcgcaactttttctcggaggccaacgcacacatagaatcttcaggcgcacacatgcgcaattatttggggacataactttcttaggaagtgaacaggccttgtcctggggccaaattcgacatgtacaactgtcagatttcgcatccacgtcaaatcaacagttgattttattgcatactgagtgttgattccatcaacagtggataatatcatttggtacaaccaaaacttaactctaaactaagggtggttcggtttggtttgcttgtcaccttaactgtggattgttaatgaaaattttgacattgtacgtattcgagaacttgtgatttttcccacatcaacgggagatcaacacgatacgtcaaacgtcgtttgtcgaataggggtcctgatcTACTATTTGATTTTCAGGACATTCTTGGATGGATCATGATGAATTGCTAAATATGGTTCAACATACCGGTGAAGAACTCTTGAAATCAACGGAGTTGGTCCTGAACAAGACCCGAAGTAACATCGACAGCCGATCAAAAGTATTCTGCGCCAGGCATAGGTTATTTGGTGATGGAACATGGACTGGCGGAGTGGAGTCCAGATATACAATTTTGGCAACTCAGACTGAGGATATACCGTCGGGTCAGTACTGATGTGATATAAGATAAATATAGGATAAGATAATTTAGAGATAAGATAAggatacaaacagcaacactcctaaatgggcatttctatttaaaagtgtattttagatttttgatactttttccactcagaatcacgaactctttcgatcctaatacgagaaaaaaagtgtccccaaaatTTCATAAAATCTCGTTTGTCCGTTTTGTCACGGTCATAGAAGGTTGTATTGAAAATCGTAACCAAACGGACCAAAAATTGTGGGGACACTTTTTCAGAGGCGTTGGTCCGGTGTTCGGTCCAAGATATACCACAAGAGAGATAGAGCTGACTAGACGCCTTGAATCTATAGGTATGTAGTATATAACTGGATTAGGCATGAGGGGTGGGGGAAATTACCGAAGGGGATAAATCTTATGTATGCATCTTTCAGTAGGacgagtagcagcgaaagcgctataattgttttttcttgtcagtctcactttttttttattccccaccGTAAATTCACTATGTATtatgcaacaaataaattcgaccaatcatagcgtcgcattgcgtatgttttgtccttCACgcaggcacgcgtataccacttctataggatgctaccttctatgCTAAACGCCGACGCTTGGGAGAGGCAAGTGTGGGCCTCTATACCCTACTTTGGTGTTACAGGAGAGCTGTCCGTCAAGGTGGGGCCGGAGACTCGGATAGAATTCGATGAGAACAGCCAGGTGAAGTTCACCTGCAGCGGCAGCGTCCCAGTCGACGGCAGGATTCTAACATGGTTCAGAAAAGGTATGAattttacagatgtagtgcataataggGTATTTTAATTACCAAAACGTCCCTCTTGGCACGCTATTCAAAATcccataaaaactaaaaatagacTAGAAATAAACTAGAAATAGATAATTGCTCATTTATTTTTCGGGCCTTTCGACTATGGAACTCCCTCCCTGTTGAGTTAAGACGCTCTCAATCTATTACCTCCTTCAAATCAAACCTTAAGGAATACTATCTCTCCCTAGCCCTaccttagtttttatttttataatattgacactgttgtttctttatttaagaataagaataagaatggtTTATTGCCACATACATGAAAATAACATAGAGTtagaattacttacataataaaatacaaccgttaaattatcaaattatacaGAGCAAAAGGTGAGAAGATTTTTGTATTAGGCAAAGGGTTCCAGTCTCAGCGTGTGCCAGGCCTAGATGCCCGGCGCTGGTTTTAAtatatactttttatgtatgtctatgtatgtttatggttataagtatttaagtatgtttatcaATTAATGTTTTGTGTTGTTCAGTGTTATTCAATTCGATTCTTCATATTTATTCTTTGCGCCACCTACCGTATATTCTAATACTTATGTCTccgatacccaaaggttgtctggaagagatcgctcttaagcgataagaccgcctgttgttacctctattgtctttgtttatgttattgtccatttactgtaaactacgtgtatgtgaggtgtgctataaagagtattgtattgtattgtattgtagacATAACGCAAATGCGAACGgccgtcacgctatcgaatgaaatttacacttggGGTTCTGTTACACTTTTTAAACTTTTCATTCCAGACCGCAGTTACCGTGATCCAATAAGCCTTGAAAACCAAAATTACGACCCGACCGCCAACACCAACGATTTAGAACTAACCCTAGACGAGTCTTACGACCAAAACCAGCTGTTCTGTGCTCAAGGGTACCAATATTCTATGCAACTTAACGGTACTAAGATAATTAAGAATTATGGAGAGCTAGTGAGATCAGAAGACATCACTCTTGTTATGAAGAGGGGAAATGTTACGATACCGATACCTCCGAGTACGAGTAAACCCCAAAACGGTAAGTTTTTCTTCTAgtcttttttatatttttagctATTAATATCTTTGACAGTGAACTTTTATTTACAataggagaccgagctttgctcggaaaataaatatgtgtgtgggcattttcacttaactgtgcacctttaacggccggttagcaatcgttacaaaactgacggtcaatgtgaAATCCTATatattttgtcaggaatgtaacagttacacgttactgaaacacgacttaagtcgcgtaagtaggtacaagttaaatgaaaatgcccgtgattatgtgtgtgtgtaaataatatgtaataaataaatattatagggacagTCTTACATAAatttgactaagtcccacggtaagctcaagaaagttTGTGTtctgggtactcagacaacgatatatacaaatacaaaattctttatttcattaaaaatcaTTACATATTTTTACCAATGGCTGGTGTCTCCCTGcaagttatttacaaaataacctGTGCTgggaggcaccgctcttccatatctaatttataatgtatttaGTATTATACTACTAttatatacttaattattatgtgtgtgtgtgtgtgtgtgtacttgTGTGGCTTGGCTAGGCTACATATCCTAGCAAGTCTTCCACCTGATCGTAATTTTTATCTTCTAACCAATTTATTACCTTATTTTTTACATCGTATTGTAGCTTTGggtatatacaaatacttaaatacatagaaaacatccatgactcaggaacaaatatctgtgaatgTGAGTTAACATATAAAAACTTGAAAatgtgcgttttcccagagataaggcctagctagatcgatttatcgcccccgtaAACCCCCATATGCCAAATTCctcaaaatcgttagagccatttccgagatccccgaaacaGACCAAAggaaataaacaagaattgctcgtataAAGGTTTTAGTTTATTCATAACTTATCGTtagttttttcaaataaaaatatcaaattaagagctggtgtggtgaaaaataaaaaaaagataataaatgATTTCGTTACTGTGAAACCTTCGTAGATTTAACAATAACGAAGGCCTCGTGGCTTTAATCATAAatgatttcatatttaattacacaaacgaatctaacgcgatataatttcattgtttttaccttaatttcTGACGTTTCagggcatttctatttaaagctGTACTTACAAAAATCACgagctttttccatttttactgagaaaaaaagtgtcccaaaatTTTTGATCCGTTTGGTTACGGTTTTCAATACAAACTCTATGACCGTGACCGTGACAAAACGGACAAcaaaaaatttgtatgaaattttggggacattttttttctcgtattaggatcgaaagagtaattctgagtggaaattaatataaaaattccaaaatctaaaatgcaagttgagggtacaactttaaatagaaatggccTTCAGCTGTGTTGCACCaagtaaaaaaatgaaattatatcgcggtagacccgtttgagtaattgtgacgttccacggcaaaaggtaccttatggcggctggcggttacgacgcatagcgccgcaataagattggagcggcgttaataatagcgtaagcgccaaccgccataaggtaccctttacccgtgggacaacacaattaaatatgtgtacaaaacgcgagtttaaagtgttacatTGATTTCTTAAATATACAGTTCCAGAGTGCTCGGCGGGGCAACGCGTGTCGATGTGGCCAGAGATGGTGATGGTTGCGGTGATATCGACTTTCGTGACGGCGTCTGTCATTTGTCTCTCAAacataaaatgtttttctactagAGTCGGTTCAAGCTAACTCTGCGTGGCACGTTTTTAATGCCACTCCCTCGTTGTTCTATTATTTAACCCTTCTTTgcatgaatttttatttttgcccgtaattaatatatgtgtcaCGTAATTGTTTACTGATTAtgggaaaaatagtaaaaaaaattacatcatcgattttcactgcgaaatcagtgtcaaaagttgcataggctaaatcatatttttgtaaatatataacTATTAGTACCTAAGGGTTATCAGAAAAAAATTACTGCCATCAGAAAGGTAAGTTATTTGTGATATTCCTATGATATagtttgtaaatataaaataattacaaaccctGAAAAATCTGCccaaaatcacatactaaaaatcatCGACATCCAGATTTTTCCAAGTTTTCCGAAATTTCGTCTTTaaacaaatgtattttttataaattaaaatactgcgtaaatttatgtcaaaaatcagAATATGGATTAGTGTTGAAAGTTGACAGTGTTTAAAATACATATCAATAACCTCAGAATGCACCTTTATTTCATAGGACAATGTTATGATGGAAATTTCCATCACCATGCAAAGAAGGGTTAAGCCGATACAACACTTAAAACTTCtaacctatttattttaaaatgattaaaaaaatatttgtttaagtcgatgcaaagttagcttagacgggtTCTAGATGCCTCACACAAGAACGGACTTATTTTCCAAAAATTCTGCAcctgtataaaaaaaatttggcaccCGTATATTATCCAGAATATCTCATTTTCCTGACAAAACATCTGGTGCCAATGAAAAAATCTGGTGGATTAATTATTAGAACGGAAATTAATTAAGTGACCATTTAAATTCTTAAATATTTTCtgaatttatgaaaaaataaatgcCTAAATCTTTGTGTATAcagtattaatttattttctttcgTTTAATTATTAAATGTCGATGTTTATATTTGTCTcccttttattaaatatttactttgatTTATTGTACAGAtgaatacttaaaataaaaaataaaaaattattacttttttttgagATATATACAGCATGCTATTTTGTAAAACAATTTCTTATTTTGTTAGGATTTATTACAgaggtaaataaaaaaacagaatTGATTCGTTTCATTTATTACAAAAGTCATCACATTCGGAACACTATGCGTTAGGGACTCTTTAAAGGCAAAGCTAATCATAAAATGACTTTTTGCAACACTTTACAAGTATGAAAAATAACTATTATCAGGCGCTGAGGTAGCACATTTTGAACCTTCAAAAATCCATATCAAATGAATATCAAATCCTAGCGTTTtgacccgtggagcgccctaatcacacgtgtgatactaaATCAATTTGGATCGTAGCAACTCAGAGTCGAACCAAGGACagtttgcagcggatttgatagcccacgcagtgcaagtgtcatttacgtcataatttcatagaagtttgacgtttaaaataatacttaccctgcgtgggctatcaaatccgctgcagacttttcatggattGACTATATCAGACGTGTTACTACATATCAATATGGGTCAAATTGCTTTGCATCAATTTGTTGTATGATGGACGTTCGACGGCTTAATGAAAAGCTTAGCTATACTCATTTTTTATGATATTGTTATCATGGATTACATGGAATTACGAATATGTAATCAAAAACAATTGGGATATGTATGAAtattagagttacaccaagaaaagtctgcaacgattttgataacacacgcagtgcaagtgttatttaaaacgtcaaacttctatgaaattatgacgtaagtagtaacaacacttgcactacgtgtgctgtcaaaatcgttgctgATTTTtctttggtctaactctagtaatcattattattaatcataaaaattgtttacaaaaaatctaaaactgcTTAAATtaatacgaaaaaaaatcaCGAAGATGAgcgtttctattattttttaccatttttataagtatattgtgaccttttctGCCACTtctgtgttatttctactcaggaGCGCGATCCCTTTTCATCCTCATAGGAGAGAAAAAGTGTCCTATAAATTCCATACCTTTTTctaactttcctttttgttaccgccatacaaagtatatggggaaatggtaacacaaaaggaaaaaaactctGCGacattttttatcccattaggatcgaaagggTTAGTGAttttgagtagaaataacacaaaagtggcaaaaaaggtcacaatatataaaaatggcaaaaaattaaaaaaacgctCAGATAGGCTTATTAAGGTTCAAAATGTAGCAAATCTCTGGGACATtgccttttttttattttatctctaAATGTAACATGGCTTTCGTCGATAACTATCTATACAACCTCCTCATAGACTCTATTTGACATTTTTACAGTTTTACAATTTAATACACTAATCATGGCGACGTTTGGAGCAACAGAATATGTAAAACTGTCAAAATGTATTTCTTTACAAACTTCATTTGTgccgttatctatgaaaagggaccttattgtcaatggcgcttacgccattattaacgatgccccgatataaatacaatgctgcgcaacgctgtgcggcgtaagcgtcatcgacaataaggtcccttttcatagataatgccccatttatttacaaacttgcttatatctattataaaatatatcagAAAAAATAGTGTGGCAACtatataaaatcaaaaatgctAAGAATTCAATTTATAGGGATTCTAAAATACGAATACCTGATTAATCAGTAAGCATAGCTAGAGTTAAActaagaaaagtttgcagcgattttgacagcccacgcagtgcaagtgttattaaacgtcataatttcatggaagtttgacgtttaaaatgacacttgaactgcgtgggctatcaaaatcgctgcaaattTTTCTTGATTTAACTCTATTCATATAAGATCGTAAAAAAATGTCACaatataaaatgaaaaaaaaataaaaatttatatcTATAGTAAATAAGGATTAATCTAGATTTGACACTTATGATCACTAAATAGAAAACTATATGGtgataagtaagtatatataaagtattccatatttataaaaaatgagtttAAGTGTTAATCACATTTAGATCCGTTTCTCAAAACTCTCTGGACTTATCCTcatgccgcccaccatacaaaattatagctaaGGAATTTCGAACTTAGTTTTATAAGCAATTGGGTTGAAATTAGTTTGTTCGAAAaatttacgagacaaatgaaaaggggtcatccattaattacgtcacacgaatttctcggttttttgacccctccccccctccttgtcacacttggtcacatttggcaaaccggGAGgggtgacgtcacattttttctacgaaatcgccaaatcgaattaagtaagtacctaagtattattaatatattatcaaaatatttttgacgatacaaatattagtaattttataacccaaaactgcttaggaaagaaaatcaaacgaataaaaacgattaggtacttatcgttttaaaaacttgttatttaaatgtacagcgaataaaataatttaaataaattctcggttactgatgaagttaaagtgacgtcacaaagtttgtgtctcccccctcccccatgtcacaatatgtcacattttcttgacccccctccctccccctaaacgtgtgatgtaattaatggatgaccccaaagatACTTCACTTATTTGTTTTAACGAAGGTTGACAATGTTGACATTTCATAGAAATTGAATGTACATCTTGAGGCACGAggttatgtacctacttttttattttagaccAGAGTATCTTCACAAAAAACAACATTCCTTCTTACTTAACTATAAAactaaacaatatatttttatgtgtaTTTGTTACAAATGTAAGCTGAATAGTGAATAGgtatttttgtttatatatttgcttttctactattttttgttattaattacGAGGATGTTTTAATATATCGAAGACATTTTATTgagattatttaaataatatatccacctaaaatataattatttataataatgatTTACAGAATATTGCACCACAAAAAAGAACAAAATTTAATAGGAATTCATTTTTTCCATCTTAACTTCTGGACTTAACGGTTTATTAAAgaagtaatttttaaaatacaatgtTTCTCTGTACCAATTTGGAACTTTAAAAACCATGTATATTATTCGAGTACGGATTAAAAGTTAATCAAGATTgacaatttaaatatatattatatatatacataaaatataaatattataaataggtaatTTAAGTTTAGGAATGTTAGGAAAACTGGGAATTATAGACAGTCAATTTCTAAACGATTGAACTACAATTGTTACAGTACATAAACTGTTTTTATCGGTTTTCTTTTGGTACCACACACGTTTCTACATTAACAATCTTTTGATAAagaaatttatacaaaattcaatTAGATTAGGTACTTCAAAAAACATTGTATATAAACACAGTATAAGTATACAAAGAAATCCAGAATAAGTATACAAAGAAAAATGGAAATAACAAAATAGTACGGCCAAGGTGAAAATTGAAAATCACATATTACACAAAGTCACATATTATTGACTACTTAGGCTGTATAACCTTTTTGAATTGAACCGTAGGTAAAATGGAGGACCTAAAAACTTCAGAGTAGAGAATGGACAGACATGAGTTGGCTGGTTATTATATATATCTATTGCTATATTACTATCGTTAAACTAATATGTTAGTGAAAGAGGTCAAGATATATTTAATGTCGACCGAAGGATGTACATCCTCATGTCCCTTTCACTCACA encodes:
- the LOC134676852 gene encoding uncharacterized protein LOC134676852; the encoded protein is MIKITFNILTLLLYSTEVYSTPQVVPATDSGGPTIKFTCTEDLAPGEILAWWQTKDFWTDSTLVYKEFFPLEKDTVHFKVRATNDAYFGFLSQPKNVPPWIDIVLGGWDKTRNSITLNRVHKVFANIDYMVNNWEFRGFWARKDGDCVSAGFEGQTSPFITWNSTTEFNATHFSIATGWGSTGNWKVEGHSWMDHDELLNMVQHTGEELLKSTELVLNKTRSNIDSRSKVFCARHRLFGDGTWTGGVESRYTILATQTEDIPSGELSVKVGPETRIEFDENSQVKFTCSGSVPVDGRILTWFRKDRSYRDPISLENQNYDPTANTNDLELTLDESYDQNQLFCAQGYQYSMQLNGTKIIKNYGELVRSEDITLVMKRGNVTIPIPPSTSKPQNECSAGQRVSMWPEMVMVAVISTFVTASVICLSNIKCFSTRVGSS